The following coding sequences are from one Bradyrhizobium sp. 200 window:
- a CDS encoding ParB/RepB/Spo0J family partition protein, translated as MADETRSRLGRGLASLIGDVGGEAAHVDRPRNQRKVPIEFLKPNPRNPRRTFSDAELGELAASVKQHGVIQPIVVRPVKGAQDRYEIIAGERRWRAAQLASLHEVPIVPIEVSDSDALEIMIIENVQREDLNAMEEAQGYHALADEFKRSQEDIAKEVGKSRSHVANMMRLTKLPAEVQAFISNGQLSAGHARALIGVPDPLAAAKRIVEEGLNVRQTEALAHEEGVPERKPQKARGGGGGKVKDPDTIALEKRVSDALGLTVTVNHRDPGGSVQISYRNLEQLDEVMRRLAKGA; from the coding sequence ATGGCCGACGAAACGCGTTCGCGACTGGGTCGTGGTCTCGCAAGTCTGATCGGGGATGTTGGCGGCGAGGCCGCGCATGTCGACCGGCCGCGCAATCAGCGCAAGGTGCCGATCGAGTTCCTGAAACCGAATCCGCGTAACCCGCGCCGGACGTTTTCCGATGCCGAACTTGGCGAGCTCGCGGCCTCCGTCAAGCAGCACGGCGTGATCCAGCCGATCGTGGTTCGGCCGGTCAAGGGCGCGCAGGATCGTTACGAGATCATCGCCGGCGAGCGCCGCTGGCGCGCCGCGCAGCTCGCCAGCCTGCACGAGGTACCGATCGTCCCCATCGAGGTCAGCGACAGCGACGCGCTCGAGATCATGATCATCGAGAACGTGCAGCGCGAAGACCTCAATGCGATGGAGGAGGCGCAGGGCTATCACGCGCTGGCCGATGAGTTCAAACGCAGCCAGGAAGACATCGCCAAGGAAGTCGGCAAGAGCCGCAGCCATGTCGCCAACATGATGCGGCTGACGAAGCTGCCGGCGGAGGTGCAGGCCTTTATCTCCAACGGCCAATTGTCGGCGGGACACGCCCGCGCCTTGATCGGCGTGCCCGATCCGCTGGCCGCGGCGAAACGCATTGTCGAGGAGGGGTTGAACGTACGCCAGACCGAGGCGCTGGCGCATGAGGAGGGCGTCCCGGAACGCAAGCCGCAAAAGGCGAGGGGCGGTGGCGGCGGGAAGGTCAAGGATCCCGACACGATCGCGCTGGAAAAGCGCGTCAGCGATGCACTCGGTCTTACCGTGACCGTCAACCACCGCGACCCCGGCGGCTCCGTTCAGATCAGCTACCGCAACCTCGAGCAGCTCGACGAGGTGATGCGACGGCTGGCGAAGGGGGCTTGA
- the holA gene encoding DNA polymerase III subunit delta: MVALRGKDIDAFLARPDAGRPIILLYGPDAGLVRERADALIASAVDDPNDPFSLVRLDGDELSAEPSRLVDEAMTIPMFGGRRAIRVRAGSRSFASGVDTLADSPIKDCRIVIEAGELRPESPLRKACERARTAVAIACYPDTERDLARLIDEELRSSNLRIAADARAVLMSLLGGDRQASRNELRKLALYSHGKGEIALDDVMTVVSDASELKLDPIVDGAFAGKPELVESEFAKAMVAGTYPGVIISAAQRQAAWLHKSALAVAEGTPVSTLLESGYPRLHFSRKGAVEIALRNFNAARLAAIIDQLGTAALDMRKQASLASAIGLRTLLSIAVNAKRRG, from the coding sequence GTGGTCGCGCTCCGCGGAAAAGACATCGACGCTTTTCTCGCCCGGCCGGATGCCGGCCGCCCCATCATCCTGCTCTACGGTCCGGATGCCGGTCTCGTCCGCGAGCGCGCCGACGCGCTGATAGCCTCCGCCGTCGATGATCCCAACGATCCCTTCTCGCTGGTGCGGCTGGATGGCGACGAGCTGTCGGCCGAACCGTCGCGGCTGGTCGACGAGGCCATGACGATACCGATGTTCGGCGGCCGCCGTGCGATCCGCGTGCGCGCCGGCTCCCGCAGTTTTGCCAGCGGCGTCGATACGCTGGCCGATTCGCCGATAAAGGATTGCCGCATCGTCATCGAGGCCGGCGAGCTGCGGCCGGAATCGCCGCTGCGCAAGGCCTGCGAGCGCGCCAGGACCGCGGTCGCGATCGCCTGCTACCCCGACACCGAGCGCGACCTTGCCAGATTGATCGACGAGGAATTGCGGTCTTCCAATTTGCGGATCGCCGCGGACGCTCGCGCCGTGCTGATGTCATTGCTCGGCGGCGACCGCCAGGCCTCGCGCAACGAGCTGCGCAAGCTAGCGCTCTATTCCCACGGCAAGGGCGAGATCGCGCTCGACGATGTCATGACCGTCGTCTCCGACGCGTCCGAACTGAAGCTGGACCCGATCGTGGATGGCGCCTTTGCGGGCAAGCCGGAGCTGGTCGAAAGCGAATTTGCCAAGGCGATGGTAGCCGGCACCTATCCCGGCGTGATCATCTCGGCCGCACAGCGCCAAGCGGCATGGCTGCACAAATCGGCGCTTGCCGTGGCCGAAGGCACGCCGGTCTCGACCCTGCTCGAAAGCGGATATCCGCGCCTGCATTTCTCGCGCAAGGGCGCCGTCGAAATCGCGCTGCGCAATTTCAACGCGGCACGGCTGGCCGCCATCATCGACCAGCTCGGAACCGCCGCGCTGGACATGCGCAAGCAGGCCTCGCTGGCCTCCGCCATCGGACTACGCACACTGCTCTCGATCGCGGTAAACGCGAAGCGGCGGGGGTAG
- the lptE gene encoding LPS assembly lipoprotein LptE has protein sequence MSLVRTRIAVRLIAVAALAALTAGCFQPMYAERNDGKPGLREKLMGVEVPPVDKPNASREARIQVEIRNALAFKLYGNATGMPPTHRLVLRFNTSRSSLMLDPATALPSSENYGIDAQYNLIDLATNKSVMTGTTFSRVSYDIPGQLQRFARQRAFRDAEDRAAQEIAENIQTRLASYFYAGT, from the coding sequence ATGTCGTTGGTTAGAACCCGGATCGCCGTTCGGCTTATCGCCGTCGCCGCTCTGGCGGCGCTCACGGCCGGCTGTTTCCAGCCGATGTATGCCGAACGTAACGACGGCAAGCCCGGCCTGCGCGAAAAGCTGATGGGCGTGGAAGTTCCGCCAGTGGATAAGCCCAATGCTTCCCGCGAAGCGAGGATCCAGGTGGAGATCCGCAACGCGCTGGCGTTCAAGCTCTACGGCAACGCCACCGGCATGCCGCCAACCCACCGGCTGGTGCTGCGCTTTAACACCTCGCGTTCCTCGCTGATGCTCGATCCCGCCACGGCGCTGCCGTCGAGCGAGAACTACGGCATCGATGCGCAGTACAATCTGATCGACCTCGCCACCAACAAGTCGGTCATGACGGGCACGACCTTCTCCCGCGTGTCCTATGACATCCCCGGCCAGCTTCAGCGCTTCGCGCGCCAGCGTGCCTTCCGCGACGCCGAGGATCGCGCCGCCCAGGAGATCGCGGAAAATATCCAGACCCGGCTGGCGTCCTATTTCTACGCCGGCACCTGA
- the leuS gene encoding leucine--tRNA ligase, producing the protein MTSERYNARDSEPRWQRQWDEKAIFASKNDDSRPKYYVLEMFPYPSGRIHIGHVRNYTLGDVLARFMRAKGFNVLHPMGWDAFGLPAENAAIERKVAPKAWTYDNIAAMKKQLRSIGLSLDWSREFATCDPSYYKHQQKMFLDFLRAGLAEREKRKINWDPVDMTVLANEQVIDGRGWRSGAVVEQREMNQWVFKITKYSQELLDALDGLDRWPDKVRLMQRNWIGRSEGLLIRFALDIATTPAGESELKIFTTRPDTLFGAKFMAISADHPLAQAAAAKNPKLAEFIADVKKIGTAQEIIDTAEKQGFDTGIRVVHPFDPNWKLPVYVANFVLMEYGTGAIFGCPGHDQRDLDFVNKYALGVTPVVCPEGQDPKTFVITDTAYDGDGRMINSRFLDGMTIEQAKEDVAKRLETEIRGNAPVGERQVNFRLRDWGISRQRYWGCPIPVIHCPKCDVVPVPDADLPVTLPEDATFDKPGNALDHHPTWKHVTCPKCGGKAQRETDTMDTFVDSSWYFARFTDPWNEKAPTTPDVANRMMPVDQYIGGVEHAILHLLYSRFFTRAMKATGHIDMEEPFAGMFTQGMVVHETYQKADGSYVTPAEVKTEAGGNGKRAILLETGEDITVGPIEKMSKSKRNTVDPDDIIATYGADVARWFMLSDSPPDRDVIWSDERVQGASRFVQRLWRLVNESAEIARTAPADRPASFGADALALRKAAHGALDKVSSGIERLHFNVCLAHIREFTNALAEVLGKVGTPSPDTAWAVREAAVILVQLFAPMMPHLAEECWQVLGQSGLISEADWPQIERDLLVEDTVTLVVQVNGKKRGDVTVPRVAQNPEIEAAVLALDAVKVALGGKAVRKVIVVPMRIVNVVG; encoded by the coding sequence ATGACCTCCGAACGCTACAACGCCCGTGATTCCGAGCCGCGCTGGCAACGCCAGTGGGACGAAAAGGCGATCTTCGCCTCCAAGAACGACGATTCCAGGCCGAAATACTACGTGCTCGAGATGTTCCCCTACCCGTCCGGACGCATCCATATCGGGCATGTCCGGAATTATACGCTGGGCGACGTGCTGGCGCGGTTCATGCGCGCCAAGGGGTTCAACGTCCTGCACCCGATGGGTTGGGACGCGTTTGGGCTGCCGGCCGAGAACGCCGCGATCGAGCGCAAGGTCGCGCCAAAAGCCTGGACCTACGACAACATCGCCGCGATGAAGAAGCAGTTGCGGTCGATCGGGCTGTCGCTCGATTGGTCACGCGAATTCGCGACCTGCGATCCTTCTTATTACAAGCATCAGCAGAAGATGTTCCTGGACTTCCTGCGCGCCGGCCTCGCCGAACGCGAGAAGCGCAAGATCAACTGGGACCCGGTCGACATGACCGTGCTTGCCAACGAGCAGGTGATCGACGGCCGCGGCTGGCGTTCCGGCGCCGTCGTCGAGCAGCGCGAGATGAACCAGTGGGTCTTCAAGATCACGAAGTACTCGCAGGAACTGCTGGACGCATTGGACGGGCTGGACCGCTGGCCCGACAAGGTCCGGCTGATGCAGCGCAACTGGATCGGCCGCTCCGAAGGCCTGCTGATCCGCTTCGCGTTGGACATCGCGACGACGCCGGCGGGCGAATCCGAGCTGAAGATTTTCACGACGCGGCCCGACACGCTGTTCGGCGCAAAATTCATGGCGATCTCGGCCGACCATCCGCTGGCGCAGGCGGCGGCGGCGAAAAATCCGAAGCTGGCCGAGTTCATCGCGGACGTGAAAAAGATCGGCACCGCGCAGGAGATCATCGACACCGCCGAGAAGCAGGGCTTTGACACCGGCATCCGGGTCGTCCACCCGTTCGATCCGAACTGGAAGCTGCCGGTCTATGTCGCGAACTTTGTGCTGATGGAATACGGCACCGGCGCCATCTTCGGCTGCCCGGGGCACGACCAGCGCGACCTCGATTTCGTCAACAAATACGCGCTGGGCGTGACGCCGGTGGTCTGCCCCGAGGGCCAGGATCCCAAGACCTTCGTCATCACGGACACCGCCTATGACGGCGACGGCCGCATGATTAATTCCCGCTTCCTCGATGGCATGACCATCGAGCAGGCCAAGGAAGATGTCGCAAAACGGCTGGAGACAGAAATTCGCGGCAATGCGCCGGTCGGCGAGCGGCAGGTGAACTTCCGCCTGCGCGACTGGGGCATTTCACGCCAGCGCTATTGGGGCTGTCCGATCCCGGTGATCCACTGCCCGAAATGCGACGTCGTGCCGGTGCCTGACGCCGATCTGCCGGTGACGCTGCCGGAGGACGCGACCTTCGACAAGCCCGGCAACGCGCTCGACCATCACCCGACCTGGAAGCACGTTACTTGCCCCAAATGCGGCGGCAAAGCCCAGCGCGAAACCGACACCATGGACACCTTCGTGGATTCGTCCTGGTACTTTGCGCGCTTCACCGATCCCTGGAATGAAAAGGCGCCGACCACACCCGATGTGGCCAACCGGATGATGCCGGTCGACCAGTATATCGGCGGCGTCGAGCACGCGATCCTGCATCTGCTGTACAGCCGCTTCTTCACCCGCGCGATGAAGGCCACCGGCCATATCGACATGGAAGAGCCGTTCGCCGGCATGTTCACGCAGGGCATGGTGGTGCACGAGACCTACCAGAAGGCTGATGGATCTTACGTCACGCCGGCGGAAGTAAAGACCGAAGCCGGCGGCAACGGCAAACGCGCGATCCTGCTGGAAACCGGCGAAGACATCACCGTCGGCCCGATCGAGAAGATGTCGAAGTCGAAGAGGAATACCGTCGACCCCGACGACATCATCGCGACCTATGGCGCCGACGTCGCGCGCTGGTTCATGCTGTCGGACTCGCCGCCCGACCGCGACGTGATCTGGAGCGACGAGCGCGTGCAGGGCGCCTCGCGCTTCGTGCAGCGGCTGTGGCGGCTGGTCAACGAATCAGCCGAGATCGCCAGGACGGCTCCGGCCGACCGGCCCGCTTCGTTCGGTGCCGATGCGCTCGCCTTGCGCAAGGCGGCCCATGGCGCGCTGGACAAGGTGTCGTCCGGGATCGAGCGGCTGCATTTCAACGTCTGCCTCGCCCACATCCGGGAATTCACCAATGCGCTGGCCGAGGTGCTGGGTAAGGTGGGAACACCGTCGCCGGACACCGCTTGGGCCGTTCGGGAGGCCGCCGTCATCCTGGTTCAATTGTTCGCGCCGATGATGCCGCATCTGGCCGAGGAGTGCTGGCAGGTTCTGGGGCAGTCCGGGCTGATTTCGGAGGCCGACTGGCCGCAAATCGAACGCGATTTGCTGGTTGAAGACACCGTGACGCTGGTGGTCCAGGTCAACGGCAAGAAGCGGGGTGATGTTACCGTGCCACGGGTCGCCCAAAATCCGGAAATTGAGGCTGCCGTTTTGGCGCTCGATGCGGTAAAAGTCGCTCTCGGCGGCAAGGCCGTCCGCAAGGTCATCGTAGTTCCCATGAGGATCGTGAATGTCGTTGGTTAG
- a CDS encoding diguanylate cyclase, which yields MSGVTFNRNRVKLKKLLGIRARLAMLALMLVAPLMLERVRSLEDARAKQIAMASEEYANITHHSAETQREVISSVETMLKSAAYIRASSGIGRSCEILRASLPANLPWIRSIMLVSKDGVVQCSTLNIQVGLNIGDRDYFRKAQETRDFVFSDYLFGKTNNRPIMMAAYPVSAINPEEDSVAVAGINLDWLSKIMANLGGRPGISSVLIDSTGVVLAAPPDQASMLGRPLDNVPLLSAITYKALSSNSETGSISFAATDGSRRTISFARIPGTQSRLIVSIDEDKVTAAINRDIRTAYLQLGFVCLFVLLGALIGAEKLIINPIEVMTGMAKRFGEGDWSARVAGSRLPSEFMPLARAFNAMAAQLSQRERELVATNDRLTVMASIDMLSGLANRRGFQSRLDFEWMKAQQYRCELSLLMIDVDHFKLYNDTYGHPEGDACLTRIGETLAGIAADTMGFAGRYGGEEFCLLLPNTSPQKALEIGETVRATIQGLGLPHITSSYCIVTVSVGVAATLPNDAQTPGDLIEAADAALYAAKHRGRNTVVEHGFAKLVNEAGIAMVG from the coding sequence ATGTCTGGCGTTACTTTCAACCGCAATCGGGTCAAACTCAAGAAGCTTCTGGGAATCCGCGCGCGGCTTGCCATGCTGGCGCTGATGCTGGTGGCGCCCTTGATGCTGGAGCGCGTCCGCTCGCTCGAAGACGCGCGCGCCAAGCAGATCGCGATGGCTTCGGAGGAATACGCCAATATCACCCACCACAGCGCCGAGACCCAGCGCGAAGTAATCTCCTCCGTCGAGACGATGCTGAAATCCGCCGCCTATATCCGCGCCTCCAGCGGCATCGGGCGGAGCTGCGAAATCCTGCGCGCCAGCCTGCCCGCCAACCTGCCCTGGATCCGCAGCATCATGCTCGTGAGCAAGGATGGCGTGGTGCAGTGTTCCACCCTGAACATTCAGGTCGGCCTCAACATCGGCGATCGCGACTATTTCCGGAAGGCGCAGGAAACCCGCGATTTCGTTTTCAGCGACTACCTGTTCGGCAAGACCAACAACCGGCCGATCATGATGGCGGCCTATCCGGTCTCCGCGATCAATCCGGAGGAGGATTCGGTTGCGGTCGCCGGTATCAATCTCGACTGGCTGTCGAAGATCATGGCCAACCTCGGCGGACGGCCGGGCATTTCATCGGTGTTGATTGACAGCACCGGCGTCGTGCTTGCGGCACCACCGGACCAGGCCAGCATGCTCGGCCGTCCCCTCGACAACGTGCCGCTGTTGTCGGCGATCACCTACAAAGCGCTCAGTTCCAACTCCGAGACGGGCTCGATTTCCTTTGCCGCCACCGACGGCTCCAGGCGCACCATCAGTTTCGCACGCATTCCCGGGACACAATCGCGCCTGATCGTCAGCATCGACGAGGACAAGGTGACGGCGGCAATCAATCGCGACATCCGCACCGCCTATCTTCAATTGGGATTCGTCTGCCTGTTCGTGCTGCTCGGCGCGCTGATCGGCGCAGAAAAGCTCATCATCAATCCGATCGAAGTCATGACCGGTATGGCCAAGCGCTTCGGCGAAGGCGACTGGTCGGCCCGTGTCGCAGGCAGCCGTCTGCCTTCGGAGTTCATGCCGCTGGCCCGCGCCTTCAACGCGATGGCCGCCCAGCTTAGCCAGCGCGAGCGCGAGCTCGTCGCCACCAATGACCGCCTCACCGTGATGGCCTCGATCGACATGCTGTCGGGCCTCGCCAACCGCCGCGGCTTCCAGAGCCGGCTCGATTTCGAATGGATGAAGGCGCAGCAGTATCGTTGCGAGCTGTCGCTCTTGATGATCGATGTCGATCACTTCAAGCTTTACAACGACACCTATGGCCATCCCGAAGGTGACGCCTGCCTCACCCGGATCGGCGAGACGCTGGCCGGCATCGCTGCTGACACGATGGGTTTTGCCGGCCGCTATGGCGGCGAGGAATTCTGCCTGCTGCTGCCGAACACCAGCCCGCAGAAGGCGCTGGAGATCGGCGAAACCGTGCGCGCGACCATTCAGGGCCTCGGCCTGCCGCACATCACCTCCAGCTACTGCATCGTCACCGTCAGCGTCGGCGTGGCCGCAACCCTTCCGAACGACGCCCAAACCCCCGGCGACTTGATCGAGGCCGCGGATGCCGCCCTCTACGCCGCCAAACACCGCGGCCGCAACACCGTGGTCGAGCACGGCTTTGCCAAACTGGTGAACGAGGCCGGGATAGCGATGGTGGGGTGA
- a CDS encoding YggS family pyridoxal phosphate-dependent enzyme → MTTPLTKSLPNGLAQVEQDIARACKEARRERASVTLIAVSKTFDATAISPVIDAGQRVFGENRVQEAKGKWPALVSACPGIALHLIGPLQSNKAKEAVALFDAIHSVDRPSICEALAKEINSQNRRPELFVQLNTGEEPQKAGVAPGEADAFIASCRDKYGLVISGLMCIPPVDEAPAPHFALTAKIAARNGLKNLSMGMSADFAVAIQLGATHVRVGSAIFGHR, encoded by the coding sequence ATGACGACGCCGCTAACCAAGTCTTTACCAAACGGTCTGGCTCAGGTGGAGCAGGACATTGCGCGCGCGTGCAAGGAAGCTCGCCGCGAGCGCGCGTCGGTGACGCTGATCGCGGTGTCGAAGACGTTCGACGCCACTGCCATTTCGCCTGTCATCGATGCCGGACAGCGCGTGTTCGGCGAAAATCGCGTGCAGGAAGCCAAGGGGAAATGGCCGGCGCTGGTGTCGGCCTGTCCCGGAATTGCCCTGCATCTGATCGGGCCGCTGCAATCCAACAAGGCGAAGGAGGCCGTGGCGCTGTTCGACGCCATCCATTCGGTCGACCGTCCCAGCATTTGCGAAGCATTAGCCAAAGAAATTAATTCCCAGAACAGGCGGCCGGAATTGTTCGTTCAACTCAACACCGGCGAGGAACCGCAGAAGGCGGGCGTCGCGCCCGGCGAGGCCGACGCCTTCATCGCAAGCTGCCGCGACAAATACGGCCTGGTCATTTCCGGCCTGATGTGCATCCCGCCGGTCGACGAGGCCCCGGCGCCGCATTTCGCGTTGACCGCCAAGATCGCCGCGCGCAACGGGCTGAAAAATCTATCGATGGGCATGAGCGCCGATTTCGCGGTAGCGATCCAGCTCGGCGCCACGCATGTACGCGTGGGGTCGGCGATTTTCGGGCACCGCTGA
- a CDS encoding fumarylacetoacetate hydrolase family protein: MLDKNAIAAASKTLHDHWRAGTKFSGLDDKLRPRDRIEAYAIQAAIEQYSSDSLFGWKIAATSEAGQKHINVDGPMAGRILAETVVPDGGAASMAGNEMRVAEPEFAFRMRADLPARTTPYTVQQVLDAVDTLHPAIEIPDSRFADFVSAGAAQIIADNACAHLFVLGPPTNADWRSLDLVEERPVIAMRGQQFIGHGKNVLGDPRIALTWLANELRQLGVTLKAGRVVTTGTCHPPLPIQSGDFCAVDFGSLGKVSVGFA; encoded by the coding sequence ATGCTCGACAAGAACGCAATAGCGGCCGCGTCAAAGACGCTGCATGACCACTGGCGCGCCGGCACCAAATTTTCCGGCCTCGACGACAAGCTGCGGCCGCGCGACCGCATCGAGGCCTACGCGATCCAGGCCGCGATCGAACAATATTCGTCCGACAGTTTATTCGGCTGGAAGATCGCGGCCACCAGCGAGGCCGGGCAAAAGCACATCAATGTCGACGGCCCGATGGCCGGGCGCATCTTGGCCGAGACTGTAGTTCCCGATGGCGGAGCGGCTTCGATGGCGGGCAACGAAATGCGCGTCGCTGAGCCGGAATTCGCCTTTCGCATGCGCGCTGATCTGCCGGCGCGCACCACGCCCTATACAGTACAGCAGGTGCTCGACGCGGTCGACACGCTGCATCCAGCCATCGAGATTCCGGATTCGCGGTTTGCCGATTTCGTCAGCGCCGGCGCGGCCCAGATCATTGCCGACAATGCCTGCGCGCATCTGTTCGTGCTGGGACCGCCGACCAACGCGGACTGGCGCTCGCTGGATCTTGTCGAGGAACGGCCGGTTATCGCGATGCGCGGCCAGCAATTCATCGGTCACGGCAAGAACGTGCTGGGCGATCCCCGGATTGCACTGACATGGCTCGCCAACGAGCTGCGCCAGTTAGGCGTGACGCTGAAAGCCGGCCGAGTCGTCACGACCGGCACCTGCCACCCACCGCTGCCGATACAGTCGGGCGATTTTTGCGCCGTCGATTTCGGTTCGCTCGGAAAGGTGTCGGTGGGATTCGCGTAA
- a CDS encoding L,D-transpeptidase family protein, with translation MESNTISITYKTAARDRPLTAIRVHRAAGDPRRGWLTADGWTVPVALGRGGILANKREGDGGTPKGTYHPLQLWWRADRHPRPQTYLPVRPIRPEDAWCEDPRDRRYNQPIRLVRDQPGDRLTREDHLYDFIVEIDHNAGPRIAGRGSAVFLHLARSNFSPTAGCVSMTKSAMLRLLRRMDPRTKIMIG, from the coding sequence ATGGAAAGCAACACTATTTCAATCACTTATAAGACAGCGGCGCGTGATCGGCCGCTGACGGCAATCAGGGTCCACAGGGCTGCCGGCGATCCGCGCCGGGGCTGGCTGACGGCGGACGGCTGGACGGTGCCGGTGGCACTTGGCCGCGGCGGCATCCTCGCCAACAAACGGGAGGGCGACGGCGGCACCCCGAAGGGCACGTACCATCCGCTGCAATTATGGTGGCGCGCCGACCGCCATCCTCGGCCGCAGACCTATCTGCCGGTCCGACCGATCAGGCCCGAAGACGCCTGGTGCGAGGACCCGCGGGACCGCCGTTACAATCAGCCCATCCGTCTGGTTCGCGACCAGCCCGGCGACCGACTGACGCGCGAGGACCATCTCTACGATTTCATTGTCGAAATCGATCACAACGCCGGCCCACGGATCGCCGGCCGCGGCAGCGCCGTGTTCCTGCATCTGGCGCGCTCCAATTTCTCGCCGACGGCCGGGTGCGTTTCGATGACGAAATCCGCCATGCTGCGGCTGTTGCGACGGATGGATCCGCGGACGAAGATCATGATCGGTTGA
- a CDS encoding response regulator transcription factor, which produces MPNARKILIVDDDTDLRDTLVEQLSLHEEFEASAVDTGAKGASAAKANSPDLVLMDVGLPDTDGREVVRSLRKGGFKAPIIMLTGHDTDSDTILGLESGANDYVAKPFRFAVLLARIRAQLRQHEASEDAVFSVGPYSFRPGSKMLTAANARKVRLTEKETAILRFLYRAGQLPVSRETLLQEVWGYNSGVTTHTLETHIYRLRQKIEKDAANPEILVTEAGGYKLVP; this is translated from the coding sequence ATGCCCAATGCCCGCAAGATCCTGATCGTGGATGACGACACCGATCTGCGCGACACACTGGTCGAGCAACTATCGCTGCATGAGGAGTTCGAAGCTTCTGCGGTCGATACCGGCGCCAAGGGCGCCAGCGCCGCCAAGGCCAATTCCCCCGACCTGGTGCTGATGGATGTCGGCTTGCCGGACACCGACGGAAGGGAAGTGGTGCGCAGCCTCCGCAAGGGCGGCTTCAAGGCGCCGATCATCATGTTGACCGGCCACGACACCGATTCAGACACCATCCTGGGGCTCGAATCCGGCGCCAATGATTACGTCGCAAAACCGTTCCGGTTTGCCGTGCTGCTCGCCCGGATCAGGGCGCAGCTCCGTCAGCACGAGGCCAGCGAGGATGCGGTGTTTTCCGTCGGTCCCTACAGCTTCCGCCCCGGCTCCAAGATGCTGACCGCCGCCAATGCCAGAAAAGTGCGGCTGACCGAGAAGGAGACCGCGATCCTGCGTTTCCTGTATCGCGCCGGCCAGTTGCCGGTGTCGCGCGAGACGCTGCTGCAGGAAGTCTGGGGCTACAATTCGGGCGTCACCACGCACACGCTGGAAACCCATATCTACCGTCTGCGGCAGAAGATCGAGAAGGATGCGGCCAATCCTGAAATCCTGGTGACGGAAGCCGGTGGCTACAAGCTGGTGCCGTGA
- a CDS encoding Crp/Fnr family transcriptional regulator, with amino-acid sequence MSIEDDVALLERVPTLRLLGTTALRMLAIGSEQRDFSPGDYLFNAGDEADAGYIVQRGAFRVEDSGAEVVAGPGALIGELALIVAMKRPSSAVALEHCSVIRVARSLFQRVLESDPGAARRLRDELATRTSQLASDMLIAGAKFSI; translated from the coding sequence ATGTCGATCGAAGATGATGTAGCCCTGCTCGAGCGGGTCCCGACACTACGCCTGTTGGGAACGACGGCCTTGCGCATGCTGGCGATCGGCTCGGAGCAGCGCGATTTCTCGCCTGGCGATTATCTGTTCAACGCGGGTGATGAGGCGGACGCGGGCTATATCGTTCAGCGCGGCGCGTTCCGAGTCGAGGACAGCGGCGCCGAAGTCGTTGCGGGCCCCGGCGCCCTGATCGGCGAATTGGCGCTGATCGTTGCGATGAAGCGGCCGTCCAGCGCGGTCGCGCTCGAGCATTGCTCCGTCATCCGGGTGGCACGCAGCCTGTTTCAACGCGTGCTCGAAAGCGATCCCGGCGCAGCGCGCCGCCTGCGCGACGAGCTCGCCACCCGCACCAGCCAGCTCGCCAGCGATATGTTGATAGCCGGCGCCAAGTTCAGCATCTGA